Proteins from one Mugil cephalus isolate CIBA_MC_2020 chromosome 15, CIBA_Mcephalus_1.1, whole genome shotgun sequence genomic window:
- the serpinf1 gene encoding pigment epithelium-derived factor: protein MRRTSVLLVFGVILSFCRAQSETGGDETGEEEHVELFTTPAAKMAAATSDFGYNLFRALASSEAASNVFLAPISVSAVLTQLSMGGSEHAQRQLHRALRYHTLQDPQLHGTLKDLLASVQTPGKGLSAAARIYVSRRLRLKPDFTALVQQQYGVSPKVLLGVTKDVKEINDWVSQQTGGKVQRFLSKALPRPTGVSPVSAAYFKGKWATRFGQSGQLEDFQVDGSAPVRVPMMQQDNYPVKMGVDSDLSCTIAQIQMQNDVSMFIFLPDEVTSNLTLVEESLTAEFVQDLSMTLLPAQVLLTLPVLRLSSSKDLLPLLGNLGLSDWLANPELEKVVAQPGKLGSLMHKVVMETAPEGNQYPSATSTSSHLTYRVDRPFLYLIRDEASGALLFIGRVVNPKALTI, encoded by the exons aTGAGGCGAACAAGCGTCCTTCTGGTGTTTGGAGTCATCTTGAGCTTCTGCCGGGCTCAG TCGGAGACGGGAGGCGATGAGACCGGGGAGGAGGAACACGTGGAGCTCTTCACAACTCCGGCGGCAAAGATGGCCGCCGCCACCTCAGACTTCGGCTACAACCTGTTCCGAGCGTTGGCGAGCAGCGAGGCAGCGAGCAACGTCTTCTTGGCCCCCATCAGTGTGTCGGCGGTGCTGACTCAGCTGTCCATGG GAGGATCTGAGCACGCTCAGAGGCAGCTGCACCGGGCCCTGAGGTACCACACCCTGCAGGACCCTCAGCTCCACGGGACCCTGAAGGACCTGCTGGCCTCAGTCCAGACACCGGGGAAAGGCCTGAGCGCGGCCGCTCGCATCTACGTGTCAAGAC GACTTCGTCTGAAGCCGGACTTCACAGCGCTTGTGCAGCAGCAGTACGGCGTTAGTCCCAAGGTGCTACTGGGAGTAACCAAAGACGTGAAAGAGATCAATGACTGGGTGTCTCAGCAGACCGGCGGGAAGGTGCAGCGCTTCCTGTCCAAGGCCCTCCCCCGACCCACCGGTGTGAGTCCCGTGAGCGCCGCCTACTTTAAAG GGAAGTGGGCGACTCGCTTCGGTCAGAGTGGACAGCTGGAGGACTTCCAGGTGGACGGGAGTGCACCTGTTCGTGTTCCAATGATGCAGCAGGATAACTACCCCGTGAAGATGGGAGTGGACTCAGACCTGAGCTGCACA ATCGCTCAGATCCAGATGCAGAACGACGTCAGCATGTTCATCTTCCTCCCGGACGAAGTGACGTCCAACTTGACCCTAGTGGAGGAGAGTCTGACGGCCGAGTTCGTTCAGGATCTGTCTATGACACTGCTTCCTGCACAGGTGTTGCTGACTCTTCCCGTCCTGAGGCTCAGCTCCTCCAAAGACCTCCTGCCTCTGCTGGGCAACCTGG gcctctctgattggctggctaACCCGGAGCTGGAGAAGGTTGTGGCTCAGCCTGGCAAGCTCGGCAGCCTCATGCACAAGGTTGTGATGGAGACGGCCCCTGAGGGGAACCAGTACCCGAGCGCCACCTCGACTTCCAGCCACCTGACGTACCGAGTGGACCGGCCCTTCCTCTACCTGATCAGGGACGAAGCTTCGGGGGCGTTGCTCTTCATCGGCCGGGTGGTCAACCCCAAAGCCCTGACAATATAA
- the serpinf2a gene encoding alpha-2-antiplasmin, with product MKLCLLLLLLCLCRLGLTEPTPAPSDVSDIVDEKEETKVHICGGAISPEEHRAIGGAIERLGLKLLENLPIGPQQPNVIISPLSLAFALAHLTLGARNETEKLLLQSLHAHSLPCYHHVLGSLIPHFSHTSLELATRMYLKKGFKVKLSFAEESLARYQSRPVPLVSVEEVNQWVENATNGHIPNFLESIPHDVVLMLMNAVYFKGEWRTQFDPQATSKGVFYIDDENSVSVDMMKSAQYPLRLLDDVELEAQVASFPFKGNTSFLIVLPRGNVSLVLPRLNISDLYRRLPQEKTMQVNLPKVKLQYRQELQEALTSMGLGSLFSAPNLTGISDQPLRVAAVRHATTVELSEEGVESSATTVVTTTRSISIFSVSSPFLFALIDDVSLTPLFMGVVTNPAPNNEPMLNDEPQRNGTLSDLDNNRLREAKPAEGSTGPPCSASTTEKKQDQTDGSETCSKPQDWVPI from the exons ATGAAgctgtgtcttcttcttctcttgcttTGTCTCTGCCGCCTGGGACTGACT GAGCCCACTCCAGCGCCTTCTGATGTTTCCGACATTGtagatgaaaaggaggagacAAAGGTTCACATCTGTGGAGGAGCGATCAGCCCCGAGGAGCACCGAGCGATAGGAGGCGCCATTGAGCGACTGGGATTAAAGCTCTTGGAGAATCTTCCCATTGGGCCACAGCAGCCAAACGTCATCATCTCACCTCTCAGCCTGGCCTTTGCCCTCGCTCACCTCACATTAG GTGCTCGCAACGAAACAGAAAAGCTGCTGCTTCAGAGCCTCCATGCCCACAGTCTTCCCTGTTACCATCATGTACTGGGAAGCCTCATACCTCATTTCAGCCACACATCACTTGAGTTGGCAACACGGATGTACCTGAAGAAAG GATTTAAAGTGAAGTTGTCCTTTGCTGAAGAGTCTCTGGCCAG GTACCAATCACGGCCTGTtcctctggtctctgtggaGGAGGTCAACCAGTGGGTGGAGAATGCCACCAATGGTCACATTCCAAACTTTCTGGAAAGCATTCCACATGATGTGGTGCTAATGCTCATGAACGCCGTTTACTTCAAAG GTGAATGGCGGACCCAGTTTGACCCCCAAGCGACGTCCAAGGGAGTTTTCTACATAGATGATGAGAACTCGGTCTCAGTGGACATGATGAAGTCTGCTCAGTACCCTCTACGCCTACTGGACGACGTAGAACTGGAAGCACAG GTTGCCAGTTTTCCTTTTAAGGGGAACACCAGCTTCTTGATCGTCCTACCCAGAGGAAATGTGTCGCTAGTGCTCCCCAGACTGAACATCTCTGACCTCTACAGACGACTACCTCAGGAGAAAACAATGCAGGTCAACCTACCCAAGGTGAAGCTGCAGTACCGCCAGGAGCTTCAGGAGGCGCTGACCAGCATGG GTCTCGgttctctcttctctgctccTAACCTCACGGGGATTTCGGACCAGCCCCTCCGGGTGGCGGCGGTGCGCCATGCCACCACTGTGGAGCTCAGTGAGGAAGGCGTCGAGTCCTCCGCCACCACCGTTGTGACGACCACACGGTCCATCTCCATCTTTTCCGTCAGCTCACCGTTCCTCTTTGCCCTCATTGACGACGTGTCCCTGACTCCGCTCTTCATGGGCGTGGTCACAAACCCCGCCCCCAACAATGAGCCCATGCTTAATGATGAGCCCCAACGCAATGGCACCTTAAGTGATTTGGATAACAACAGGTTACGCGAGGCCaagccagcagagggcagcactGGGCCTCCATGCAGCGCCTCCACCACTGAGAAGAAACAGGACCAGACAGATGGCAGCGAAACCTGCTCCAAACCACAAGACTGGGTTCCTATCTGA